The following coding sequences lie in one Phragmitibacter flavus genomic window:
- a CDS encoding pilus assembly FimT family protein, which translates to MTLPIQRQRPSTKSRPALSRSRSAFTLIEVLTVVVIISILVALSAPIITSINGANTVTRNAYTLTDTLDQARSYATANNTYTWVGIFEENADAPGTPGIGRIILGIFASTDGSKIYADGTPSPGPLDPTRLKQIGELIQLEHTDLVTLSSSDIQRDTVPAAIHQVAEDTFTSPITITPPHHTDPATASYTFAKLIQFSPLGDASKIASSPVRCIEFGLRPTKGNITDTTSKNLVAVQLSGIGGQPSLHRPQPSQP; encoded by the coding sequence ATGACATTGCCCATACAGCGTCAACGGCCATCCACAAAATCCAGGCCAGCCCTTTCCCGGTCCCGCTCCGCCTTCACCCTCATTGAAGTCCTTACCGTCGTCGTCATCATCAGCATCCTCGTCGCGCTCTCCGCCCCCATCATCACCTCCATCAACGGTGCCAACACCGTCACCCGCAACGCCTACACCCTCACTGACACCCTCGACCAAGCCCGCTCCTACGCCACCGCCAACAACACCTACACCTGGGTCGGCATCTTCGAGGAAAACGCCGACGCCCCCGGAACCCCAGGCATCGGTCGCATCATCCTCGGCATCTTCGCCTCTACCGACGGCTCAAAAATCTACGCCGACGGCACCCCAAGCCCCGGCCCGCTCGACCCCACCCGCCTGAAACAGATCGGCGAACTCATCCAACTCGAACACACCGACCTTGTCACCCTCAGCAGCAGCGACATCCAGCGCGACACCGTTCCCGCCGCCATCCATCAAGTCGCCGAAGACACCTTCACCAGCCCCATCACCATCACCCCGCCCCACCACACCGACCCGGCTACCGCCAGCTACACCTTTGCCAAACTCATCCAGTTCAGCCCCCTCGGAGACGCCAGCAAAATCGCCAGCTCACCCGTGCGCTGCATCGAGTTCGGCCTCCGACCCACCAAAGGCAACATCACCGACACCACCAGCAAAAACCTCGTCGCCGTCCAGCTCTCCGGCATCGGCGGTCAACCCAGTCTCCACCGTCCCCAACCATCCCAGCCATGA
- a CDS encoding PulJ/GspJ family protein yields the protein MNHHRPASTHRRAFTLIELLIVMAILGMLVLLMSQLLNDTLSVTGRGNQRIDADSEARLVLDRIGIDIARMVKRPDIDYYLQKTSGDDQLAFFSESTGYYPDGIESETPKGTASLIGYRIENQKLERLSKALIWNGVNTSTPGATGISAQNKPMIYGIGATPGEVLLNSYTINGGGGSSITTTGSASDPDYQVIGENVFRLEFCYLMKNGTLSDTPWLAPNTTINGLRDVAAIIVAIAVLDPASRSTLNASQLTAASAKLPNVAGTTLSSPPLPLWQTQIDNNDLDLPRSAASQVRIYQRTYHLDEAP from the coding sequence ATGAATCACCACCGGCCCGCATCCACTCATCGCCGCGCCTTCACCCTGATTGAGCTGCTCATCGTCATGGCCATTCTCGGCATGCTCGTCCTCCTTATGTCGCAGCTCCTTAACGACACCCTCAGCGTCACCGGTCGCGGCAACCAGCGCATCGATGCCGACAGCGAAGCCCGCCTCGTCCTCGACCGTATCGGCATCGACATCGCCCGCATGGTCAAACGTCCGGACATCGATTACTACCTGCAAAAGACCAGCGGCGATGACCAGCTCGCCTTCTTCAGCGAGTCCACCGGCTACTACCCCGACGGCATCGAAAGCGAAACCCCCAAAGGCACCGCGTCGCTCATCGGTTACCGCATCGAAAACCAAAAACTCGAACGCCTCAGCAAAGCCCTCATTTGGAACGGCGTCAACACCAGCACCCCCGGCGCCACCGGCATCTCCGCCCAAAACAAACCCATGATCTACGGCATCGGTGCCACCCCCGGCGAAGTCCTCCTCAACAGCTACACCATCAATGGCGGCGGCGGCAGCAGCATCACCACCACCGGCAGCGCCAGCGACCCCGACTACCAGGTCATCGGCGAAAATGTCTTCCGCCTCGAGTTCTGCTACCTCATGAAAAACGGCACCCTTTCCGACACCCCCTGGCTTGCCCCCAACACCACCATCAACGGCCTGCGCGACGTCGCCGCCATCATCGTCGCCATCGCCGTGCTCGACCCGGCCAGCCGTTCCACCCTCAACGCCAGCCAGCTCACCGCCGCCTCCGCCAAACTTCCCAACGTCGCCGGCACCACCCTCAGCTCACCACCTCTTCCCCTCTGGCAAACCCAGATCGACAACAACGACCTCGACCTCCCCCGTTCCGCCGCCTCCCAAGTGCGCATCTACCAGCGCACCTACCATCTTGACGAAGCCCCCTGA